In the genome of bacterium, one region contains:
- a CDS encoding FAD-dependent oxidoreductase: MFTDKKINCDFLIVGAGVTGAAAAYLAAKYTDINHIVIIERYKDAALVNSSHENNAQTLHEGDTETNYSPEKARKVHFAGKLIRSYITKKDVDGLFTTVPGMVIGVGKSECDLLRNRFQAIKEDYPDLREIYGKEISVIEPQVMSGRLKTGPDDIMALYTPNRICMNYQLYARELIKDAMAVPGKKVEVHWESPLETIIPIKDVNQITTGYRIMTKNGMVIDASTVEFAAGAYSLSYAHKLGLGLRYAMLNVGGNFYKVERDIRGKVYTVQNDSIPFAAFHMDRNLVTNVVQLGPTTQIILMMIRRDYSTVTDYFHTPLLTTLEGWRAFVRSIRKNNLATYGIKNVLFETPRMGKYLVLREARKIIPDLQIDELELYAGHGGSRPQIIDLDADNPLVMGDKNIIGDRVILNTTPSPGATVSMRNALRDVLRTVEFLGGKYTFFLDEFKKDFGVTDEQIAAYAV; the protein is encoded by the coding sequence ATGTTCACCGATAAAAAGATCAATTGCGATTTTCTAATAGTGGGTGCTGGCGTAACCGGCGCAGCTGCCGCTTACTTGGCAGCAAAATACACCGACATAAATCACATCGTGATTATTGAAAGGTATAAGGACGCCGCACTGGTAAATTCGAGCCACGAGAATAACGCGCAAACCCTCCACGAGGGCGACACCGAAACCAACTACTCCCCGGAAAAGGCCCGAAAGGTTCACTTTGCCGGAAAGCTCATCCGAAGCTATATCACCAAAAAAGATGTTGACGGACTATTCACTACAGTTCCCGGCATGGTCATAGGCGTCGGCAAATCGGAATGCGATCTTCTCCGAAATCGCTTTCAGGCTATTAAGGAAGATTATCCCGATCTTAGGGAAATCTACGGCAAAGAAATATCTGTCATAGAACCGCAAGTCATGTCTGGCAGGTTAAAAACCGGCCCGGACGATATAATGGCCCTGTATACCCCCAACCGCATCTGCATGAACTATCAGCTCTATGCTCGGGAACTCATTAAAGATGCAATGGCAGTGCCGGGTAAAAAGGTGGAAGTGCACTGGGAGTCCCCTCTGGAAACAATTATCCCTATCAAGGACGTTAACCAGATCACTACCGGGTACAGGATCATGACAAAAAACGGCATGGTCATCGATGCCAGCACAGTAGAGTTTGCGGCCGGAGCCTATAGCCTTAGCTATGCTCACAAACTCGGCCTTGGGCTGCGTTACGCAATGCTCAATGTCGGCGGTAACTTCTATAAAGTTGAAAGGGATATTCGGGGCAAAGTCTATACGGTACAAAACGACAGCATCCCCTTCGCCGCTTTCCACATGGACCGCAACCTGGTTACAAATGTTGTCCAGCTTGGCCCAACAACGCAGATCATACTAATGATGATCCGAAGGGACTACAGCACTGTCACCGACTATTTTCACACCCCGCTGCTCACCACTCTCGAAGGCTGGCGGGCGTTCGTCCGTTCCATACGCAAGAACAATCTGGCTACGTACGGCATCAAGAACGTCTTGTTCGAGACTCCAAGGATGGGAAAATACTTAGTGCTGCGAGAAGCACGGAAGATTATTCCCGACTTGCAAATAGACGAGCTGGAACTGTACGCAGGGCACGGTGGCAGCCGCCCGCAGATAATCGACCTAGACGCCGACAATCCGCTAGTCATGGGAGACAAAAACATCATAGGCGATCGCGTGATTTTAAACACCACGCCGTCTCCGGGTGCAACTGTCTCCATGCGAAACGCGCTGCGCGACGTTCTCAGAACGGTTGAATTCCTAGGGGGGAAGTACACCTTTTTCCTTGATGAATTCAAAAAAGACTTCGGCGTGACCGATGAACAAATTGCTGCTTATGCGGTCTAA
- a CDS encoding hemerythrin domain-containing protein, producing the protein MANSDTKVTNPFTWLKEDHKAVDELFEKLSDTTENALKTREELFTKLNDSLTRHAELEEAVLYPALEEIRKTHDITMEAFEEHHVAKLLLSELSNLDVDTEEWTAKLKVLQENIEHHVDEEESDMFKKAQSALTEEQQEALAKDMEAFLVNY; encoded by the coding sequence ATGGCTAATTCAGATACAAAGGTAACAAACCCTTTTACCTGGTTGAAGGAAGACCATAAAGCTGTAGATGAATTGTTTGAAAAGCTATCAGATACTACCGAGAATGCTCTCAAAACGAGAGAAGAGTTGTTCACCAAGTTGAATGATTCATTGACACGTCATGCTGAATTAGAAGAAGCTGTGTTATATCCAGCTTTAGAAGAGATACGTAAAACGCATGACATCACGATGGAGGCTTTCGAAGAACATCATGTCGCGAAACTTCTCTTAAGCGAATTAAGTAACCTTGATGTTGATACAGAGGAATGGACAGCAAAGCTAAAGGTGCTGCAGGAAAATATCGAACATCATGTCGACGAGGAAGAGAGTGATATGTTTAAAAAAGCCCAAAGCGCTCTAACAGAAGAGCAGCAAGAGGCGTTAGCAAAGGACATGGAAGCCTTTCTGGTCAACTACTAA
- a CDS encoding isocitrate/isopropylmalate dehydrogenase family protein, translated as MGQEIVTNNANSSAGAEKVYAITVIPGDGIGPEVVAATQKVLEATGLNFDWQIQLAGAHAYHHLGDPLPQQTLDSIRQNKVALKGPTHVAKGANYGSINVDLRKQFDLYANVRRSYAYTGVPARYPGVDLVVFRENVEDFYCGTERFVDEAETIAEATGVITMPGSERIFRAAFEYARKKGRKTVTAVHKANIFPKFYGTFLNAGRRVAEQYPEIEFNDRIVDNMAMQLVVNPHQFDVIVCTNLFGDIISDLCAGLVGGLGVAPGANIGDDCAIYEAVHGTAPDIAGKNIANPTALILSGAMMLSHLGEEQAARAVRKALIGVLAEGTHVTADIAVSTPVGTEQMASHIASRVRNLSMAAARA; from the coding sequence ATGGGACAAGAAATTGTTACAAATAATGCTAATTCCAGCGCAGGGGCCGAAAAGGTTTATGCGATTACAGTCATCCCCGGAGACGGGATAGGACCGGAGGTAGTTGCCGCAACTCAAAAAGTTTTAGAGGCAACCGGTCTAAACTTCGACTGGCAGATTCAGTTGGCTGGCGCGCATGCTTATCATCATCTTGGTGATCCGCTGCCGCAGCAGACACTGGATTCGATCCGTCAAAATAAAGTCGCGCTCAAAGGCCCGACTCATGTGGCGAAAGGTGCTAATTACGGCAGCATTAATGTGGATCTTCGTAAACAGTTTGATCTGTACGCGAATGTTCGGCGATCTTATGCTTATACCGGAGTGCCTGCCAGGTATCCTGGTGTGGACTTAGTGGTCTTTCGCGAGAATGTGGAAGACTTTTATTGCGGAACAGAACGTTTTGTTGACGAGGCTGAGACAATAGCTGAGGCTACTGGCGTGATTACCATGCCAGGTTCGGAAAGAATTTTCCGGGCTGCATTCGAGTACGCTCGCAAGAAGGGGCGAAAAACAGTGACAGCAGTTCATAAAGCCAACATCTTCCCCAAATTTTACGGGACATTCTTAAATGCTGGCCGCAGGGTCGCTGAACAGTATCCGGAAATCGAGTTTAACGATCGCATTGTCGATAACATGGCTATGCAGCTCGTTGTTAATCCGCATCAATTCGATGTGATTGTGTGTACGAATTTATTCGGCGACATCATTTCCGACTTATGCGCAGGATTGGTTGGTGGTCTGGGCGTTGCTCCGGGTGCTAACATCGGAGATGACTGCGCGATCTACGAAGCAGTACATGGTACGGCTCCGGATATTGCCGGTAAAAACATCGCTAATCCCACCGCGCTAATTTTGAGCGGAGCAATGATGCTTTCACATCTGGGAGAAGAGCAAGCGGCAAGAGCAGTGCGCAAGGCCTTGATAGGCGTTCTTGCCGAAGGCACTCACGTCACGGCGGATATTGCAGTCAGCACTCCAGTCGGGACTGAGCAGATGGCTTCTCACATAGCTAGCCGGGTCAGAAATTTGAGCATGGCAGCAGCACGTGCGTGA
- a CDS encoding adenylyltransferase/cytidyltransferase family protein — MIFNLYDQSDVELVREMYKDKTVGLTSGSFDIFHSAHLQYLLSCDRRCGHDGFLVVGVDSDQLVRDRKGAGRPIVPEADRLAIIEGVRCVSAAFTLETAEDFGYAAEILNADFIFKNQDYKNVEVYGIENTDAKLVIVPDFERTESTTALIDKITKLNRSK, encoded by the coding sequence ATGATTTTTAATTTGTATGATCAGTCCGATGTCGAACTGGTCCGGGAAATGTATAAAGACAAAACTGTAGGATTAACTTCGGGCAGCTTCGATATATTCCACAGCGCACATCTACAGTACCTGTTATCGTGTGACCGGCGATGCGGCCATGATGGGTTTTTAGTAGTCGGTGTAGATTCGGATCAGTTAGTACGAGACCGCAAAGGCGCAGGACGGCCGATTGTGCCAGAAGCCGATCGTTTAGCAATTATAGAAGGCGTAAGGTGCGTATCAGCTGCATTTACTCTGGAAACCGCAGAAGACTTTGGCTACGCTGCAGAAATACTGAATGCCGATTTCATCTTCAAGAACCAAGATTATAAAAACGTCGAAGTGTACGGCATAGAAAACACGGACGCCAAGCTAGTCATTGTCCCCGACTTCGAACGTACCGAATCTACGACCGCGCTGATCGATAAAATTACAAAATTAAACCGCTCAAAATAA
- a CDS encoding GlsB/YeaQ/YmgE family stress response membrane protein, giving the protein MGIILWLVFGAIAGWLASLIMKTDGQQGALGNIIVGIIGAVLGGFIMSMVGESGVNGFNIYSLLVAIGGAIVLLWLVRMFRGRAA; this is encoded by the coding sequence ATGGGAATTATTTTATGGTTAGTATTCGGCGCTATCGCCGGTTGGTTAGCTTCGTTGATCATGAAGACTGATGGTCAGCAAGGCGCCTTAGGGAACATCATTGTTGGTATTATCGGAGCTGTCTTAGGTGGTTTCATCATGTCGATGGTTGGTGAATCCGGAGTGAATGGCTTCAACATTTATAGCTTATTGGTAGCCATTGGCGGCGCTATTGTGTTGCTATGGTTGGTTCGAATGTTCCGCGGCCGCGCTGCATAG
- a CDS encoding GNAT family N-acetyltransferase, whose protein sequence is MQTREQKTSEVILVLATPDDAKELAEAMRGAELKNFAQLQNDVTDEEERAYLKRKQDEGSLIYLVMANGRIVGTVGLHEVDMFMRIARIGVTIFHSRDRHAHYGRIAMTKLIELAFTVHGIERLEAKVVATNQKQIAWDESFGFVREGLARGKYLINEQRLDMVTLGLLKTDWLEKNGGNG, encoded by the coding sequence ATGCAAACAAGAGAACAGAAAACGTCCGAAGTAATTTTGGTTCTCGCCACTCCTGATGATGCTAAGGAATTAGCGGAAGCAATGAGAGGGGCGGAACTGAAAAACTTTGCGCAGCTTCAGAATGATGTTACCGATGAAGAAGAGCGAGCCTATCTGAAAAGAAAACAGGACGAAGGTTCGCTGATCTATTTGGTTATGGCTAACGGCCGGATTGTGGGCACAGTTGGCTTGCATGAGGTGGATATGTTTATGCGCATCGCGCGCATAGGCGTCACCATCTTTCACAGCAGAGACAGACATGCTCATTACGGCAGGATAGCGATGACCAAGCTCATCGAACTGGCGTTTACGGTTCATGGCATCGAGCGGCTCGAAGCAAAGGTTGTTGCGACAAACCAAAAGCAAATCGCTTGGGACGAAAGCTTCGGCTTTGTCCGTGAAGGTTTGGCTCGCGGCAAGTATTTGATCAACGAACAGCGGCTTGATATGGTAACGCTAGGTCTGCTTAAAACAGACTGGTTAGAAAAGAACGGAGGTAATGGATGA
- a CDS encoding DEAD/DEAH box helicase family protein, giving the protein MGLTAKMRDFIVDVYELNPAFFEARLEKAKVWIPESQIMMKRVICEQSFAIVAPTGGGKTVMGQLTAVQLSQRCLFLVPMRRLAKRHQKLFEAIGSKLPTRVIIGETPVKKRIWDNHDERVIFATGQVVMEELKKNPELLKNFGHVIFDEFHNAATGTHAYSQIAVRAKMENLSRIGLSASPGNSKEKIGQAMKNCCLDRIYNIAMPVTRQIASIIHVEELPGKIIGRHRYLEELIQNEMTRCAYIFNYQARAKLGVSVFVDPKKHLGYKEIKKFREGLLEYMPNTAIGENYNLFEDKASVGQLLSTLREYEVWAHVYDLVHNESYEAFRNYYQETLVPSTAGYAIRMVKRGRMADLIDLTQNAVHPKMHLLLKMMESLQRRGMQAINFVANKATAMGCHAFLQTNNVTSNTMLGGGTMKGIDQEAALEAIEDKRVQILNATTVVREGFDLSVDCVINYNPPKSSIDLIQRSGRAGRHDKPAEIIYLATAEERVKIYAADRNVRRMKLAELSQFAGSLFPQEFNPEEVFLGDDLEIGEIEEEVYLPPVMAAGSQPNLF; this is encoded by the coding sequence ATGGGCTTAACTGCAAAAATGCGCGATTTTATCGTGGATGTGTACGAATTAAATCCGGCTTTCTTTGAAGCACGTTTAGAAAAAGCTAAAGTGTGGATTCCCGAATCTCAGATCATGATGAAGCGTGTCATATGTGAGCAAAGTTTTGCCATTGTCGCTCCAACTGGCGGCGGTAAAACCGTTATGGGTCAATTGACGGCGGTGCAGCTATCGCAGCGCTGTTTGTTTTTGGTTCCCATGCGCAGGCTTGCTAAGCGCCATCAAAAACTGTTCGAAGCAATTGGTTCTAAGCTTCCCACTCGGGTGATTATCGGCGAAACTCCGGTTAAGAAAAGAATTTGGGATAATCATGATGAGCGGGTGATTTTTGCCACCGGACAGGTGGTGATGGAAGAATTAAAAAAGAATCCTGAGCTGTTAAAAAATTTCGGGCATGTAATTTTTGATGAATTCCATAATGCGGCAACAGGCACCCATGCTTATTCACAAATCGCCGTAAGGGCGAAAATGGAGAATCTCTCGCGGATTGGCTTGTCTGCTTCGCCGGGTAATAGTAAAGAGAAGATTGGCCAAGCGATGAAGAATTGCTGCCTGGACCGAATCTATAATATTGCCATGCCGGTTACTAGGCAAATTGCCAGCATTATTCATGTAGAGGAATTGCCAGGCAAGATTATCGGCCGGCACAGATATCTGGAAGAGCTGATCCAGAACGAAATGACTCGCTGCGCTTACATTTTTAATTACCAAGCCAGGGCGAAACTTGGGGTTTCGGTTTTCGTAGACCCGAAAAAGCATCTTGGCTACAAGGAGATTAAAAAGTTTCGCGAAGGACTTTTAGAATACATGCCAAATACGGCAATCGGCGAAAATTACAACTTGTTCGAAGATAAAGCGTCTGTTGGCCAGTTGCTAAGTACTTTGCGCGAATACGAAGTATGGGCGCATGTTTACGATCTGGTTCACAATGAAAGCTACGAAGCTTTCCGGAATTATTACCAAGAAACATTAGTTCCCAGCACTGCAGGTTACGCCATAAGGATGGTAAAGCGGGGAAGAATGGCAGACCTGATCGATCTGACTCAAAATGCCGTCCACCCGAAAATGCATCTACTTTTGAAGATGATGGAATCGTTGCAAAGGCGAGGTATGCAGGCTATTAATTTTGTGGCTAACAAGGCGACAGCTATGGGCTGCCACGCATTTTTGCAGACGAACAACGTAACCAGCAATACTATGCTTGGCGGCGGGACCATGAAAGGAATAGATCAGGAAGCAGCTCTAGAAGCCATCGAAGACAAAAGGGTGCAGATTCTAAACGCTACCACTGTGGTGCGCGAAGGCTTTGATCTTTCTGTGGATTGCGTCATCAATTATAACCCGCCGAAGAGCAGCATCGACCTTATTCAGCGTTCTGGCCGCGCCGGACGACATGACAAGCCAGCTGAGATCATTTACCTTGCTACAGCAGAGGAGAGGGTTAAGATTTATGCAGCGGACAGAAATGTTCGCCGTATGAAGCTGGCCGAGCTTTCGCAATTTGCTGGATCTTTGTTCCCTCAGGAATTTAATCCCGAAGAAGTATTCTTGGGTGATGATTTGGAAATAGGTGAAATTGAGGAGGAAGTTTATCTTCCGCCGGTTATGGCAGCAGGTTCGCAGCCTAATTTGTTTTAG
- a CDS encoding O-antigen ligase family protein: MFALYILLFLAAPLYVWRFSIAPGSYELPANFLMLAGFAVIAAGLLEVLARKQFLAFLDHIKSLPKAVLVGAGLILVASIISLMAFGVTPEKIGQWVVLYAQPLTIFLLLSFYTARNPGVLRKLSLAAYALVFAAGCVAVYQYFTLDTLPAAWQGNSVEPKRAIAFFAHPNAFALFMTPVLAWLIPDAVKHFGRVWEIFRSSNSWWQQRSEILQNKLVVLAWLVGAFGLFLSLSRGAWLGLAAAATAYAVLSANKKVLITFAAIALIAAGIVASVPNLRYRAILPFHGEKSSVARLSLWDTGTKMLADSPVLGKGISGFDINWDKYNTDPNLDHYNFPHNIFLNFWIDLGLAGLVGFAIIIAWSFWRGIKKRKNDIAMGLLLFMLATTIHGLIDIPYLKNDLALVFWMVMAVSVAYLSPDRPAKAEL; encoded by the coding sequence ATGTTTGCTCTATATATATTGTTATTTTTAGCGGCGCCGCTCTATGTGTGGCGCTTTTCCATTGCTCCCGGCTCGTATGAACTGCCGGCTAATTTCTTGATGCTGGCAGGTTTTGCGGTCATTGCAGCTGGGTTGTTAGAAGTTTTAGCTAGAAAACAATTCTTAGCATTTTTAGATCATATAAAATCATTACCCAAAGCGGTTTTGGTTGGCGCCGGTTTGATATTAGTGGCAAGTATCATTTCTTTAATGGCCTTTGGCGTAACTCCAGAAAAAATTGGGCAGTGGGTTGTGTTGTATGCTCAGCCCCTGACGATATTTTTATTATTGAGTTTTTACACCGCGCGCAATCCGGGAGTACTAAGAAAGCTAAGCTTGGCTGCCTATGCTTTGGTGTTTGCCGCCGGATGCGTAGCTGTTTATCAGTATTTCACTTTAGATACTTTGCCGGCAGCCTGGCAGGGGAATAGTGTAGAGCCAAAACGGGCCATAGCTTTTTTTGCTCACCCGAATGCGTTTGCTTTGTTTATGACTCCGGTCTTGGCCTGGTTGATTCCTGATGCGGTTAAGCATTTTGGAAGAGTGTGGGAAATTTTTCGGAGCAGCAATTCGTGGTGGCAGCAACGATCGGAAATTTTGCAAAATAAGCTGGTAGTGTTGGCGTGGCTCGTGGGAGCGTTTGGATTATTTCTCTCCCTGTCGCGCGGGGCTTGGCTCGGCCTGGCTGCAGCCGCCACGGCATACGCAGTGCTTTCTGCAAATAAAAAAGTTCTAATCACATTCGCCGCTATCGCGCTTATAGCAGCAGGCATTGTCGCCAGTGTGCCGAACTTGCGTTATCGTGCGATTCTTCCTTTTCATGGAGAGAAATCATCAGTAGCTAGATTAAGCCTATGGGACACTGGCACAAAGATGCTGGCCGATAGCCCCGTGCTGGGCAAGGGCATATCCGGATTTGATATCAATTGGGACAAGTATAATACTGACCCGAATCTGGATCATTATAATTTTCCTCATAATATTTTCTTAAACTTTTGGATCGATTTAGGCTTAGCCGGCTTGGTGGGATTTGCGATCATAATAGCTTGGTCATTTTGGCGGGGGATTAAGAAGAGAAAGAATGATATTGCTATGGGATTGCTCTTATTCATGCTGGCCACTACAATACACGGACTAATAGACATCCCATATTTAAAAAACGATTTGGCGCTGGTGTTTTGGATGGTTATGGCGGTGAGTGTCGCTTATCTGTCGCCCGACCGGCCAGCGAAAGCAGAGCTTTAG